In Amycolatopsis jiangsuensis, the following proteins share a genomic window:
- a CDS encoding substrate-binding domain-containing protein: MSGTGDLADSLSARPTPPTTAQPDPASSDPAASSHSASSPTSSDRATPGSPSPNIAFSSSAWSGPTSYSATSSGRESPASAPADPDATSPPSSSTTQPGTSLSGTIPPGTTSGPAASDSAPANPNSAASASSDAAPSGPATRNPAPRDSATTASSPTHASPDTAPSDTAPSDTAPPDRDSPTPSSPSTGRTPSSERSGLESAQASAFHGTRERLAGYLGVLSSAGITDVTVSEAPWLAASTARASATELLTAQPRPTALLCMSDQLAFAAIAAARKLGLRVPEDVSIVGFDDTPQASWSDPPLTTVRQDLAGKGRTAGDLVLRLLDGDAPPAPVELPVSLVVRESTAAI; the protein is encoded by the coding sequence ATGTCCGGGACTGGCGACCTCGCGGATTCGCTCTCCGCGCGCCCGACGCCACCCACCACCGCACAGCCCGATCCAGCTTCTTCGGACCCCGCTGCTTCCAGCCACTCAGCTTCCAGCCCCACGTCTTCCGACCGCGCTACTCCAGGTTCCCCTTCACCGAACATTGCTTTCTCCAGCTCTGCTTGGTCCGGTCCCACGTCGTACAGCGCCACTTCTTCCGGCCGCGAGTCGCCCGCCTCCGCTCCCGCCGACCCCGACGCGACCAGCCCCCCGTCGTCCAGCACCACCCAGCCCGGCACCAGCCTGTCCGGCACCATCCCGCCCGGCACCACGTCCGGCCCTGCCGCGTCCGACTCCGCTCCTGCCAACCCCAACTCGGCCGCCTCCGCATCGTCCGACGCCGCACCTTCGGGCCCCGCCACGCGCAACCCTGCTCCACGCGACTCCGCCACCACCGCCTCCTCCCCCACCCACGCCTCGCCCGACACCGCCCCGTCCGACACCGCCCCGTCCGACACTGCCCCGCCCGACCGTGACTCGCCCACCCCTTCGTCCCCCTCCACCGGACGTACTCCGTCGTCAGAACGCTCCGGCCTCGAATCCGCGCAGGCCAGCGCCTTCCACGGCACTCGCGAACGGCTGGCCGGCTACCTCGGCGTCCTGTCGTCAGCCGGAATCACCGACGTCACCGTCTCCGAGGCCCCTTGGCTCGCCGCGTCGACTGCCCGCGCCAGCGCCACCGAACTGCTCACCGCGCAACCGCGTCCGACCGCCCTGCTGTGCATGTCGGACCAGCTGGCCTTCGCCGCCATCGCCGCCGCGCGCAAGCTGGGCCTCCGCGTTCCGGAAGACGTGTCGATCGTCGGCTTCGACGACACCCCGCAGGCCTCCTGGTCCGACCCACCGCTCACCACCGTCCGCCAGGACCTGGCCGGCAAGGGCCGCACCGCGGGAGATCTCGTCCTGCGCCTGCTCGACGGCGACGCCCCTCCGGCGCCCGTCGAACTGCCGGTGTCCCTCGTCGTCCGGGAGAGCACCGCCGCGATTTAG
- a CDS encoding MFS transporter, with protein MRDRTAVFTIFALNGAALGSWAPRTPAIAAQVDASPGIFGLALLGASVGMLCGAPIAGRLTERFGARAAVAGSTVVAAVALALVGFAPSVPLLAGALLVLGASVGALDVAMNVAGVLVERRMARAVMPTLHAGFSFGALAGSLLAGLAAGQEWSPARHLSAAAAVTLVVLTVVLRAVPGGRPAHEARQQAPSRAPIRRPVLWLLASVALCSAIAEGASSDWSALLMVTVHGVGEGPAALAYSGFALAMALARTAGAWIQERFGATRSLACGAGLAALGLVVAALAPEGFAYAGFALAGAGLAAAFPLALSLAGNAGKRADGGGGERELAFVSTIAYSGFLAGPPLIGGIAQATSLSVSFLIVCLIAALIVPAALGAARAAGRDHAPVS; from the coding sequence GTGCGCGATCGGACGGCGGTCTTCACGATCTTCGCGCTCAACGGTGCGGCGCTGGGCTCGTGGGCGCCCCGTACGCCTGCCATCGCCGCACAGGTCGACGCGTCGCCGGGCATCTTCGGGCTCGCGTTGCTCGGTGCGAGTGTCGGGATGCTGTGTGGCGCGCCGATCGCCGGTCGTCTCACTGAACGGTTCGGGGCACGCGCGGCAGTGGCCGGAAGCACGGTCGTGGCGGCGGTTGCGCTCGCGCTCGTCGGGTTCGCGCCGTCGGTTCCGCTGCTCGCGGGAGCGTTGCTGGTGCTCGGGGCGAGCGTCGGTGCGCTGGATGTGGCGATGAACGTGGCAGGCGTGCTCGTCGAACGGCGCATGGCGCGCGCGGTGATGCCGACGTTGCACGCGGGGTTCAGTTTCGGCGCGCTCGCCGGCTCGCTGCTCGCCGGGCTGGCGGCTGGGCAGGAATGGTCGCCGGCGAGGCATCTGAGTGCCGCAGCAGCCGTGACGCTGGTCGTGTTGACCGTCGTACTGCGCGCGGTTCCTGGTGGACGGCCGGCGCACGAAGCGAGGCAACAGGCGCCTTCGCGCGCGCCGATCAGACGGCCTGTGCTGTGGTTGCTGGCGTCGGTCGCGCTGTGTTCAGCGATCGCCGAAGGCGCGAGTTCGGACTGGTCGGCATTGCTCATGGTCACCGTGCACGGCGTCGGGGAAGGCCCGGCCGCGCTCGCCTATTCGGGCTTCGCACTCGCGATGGCGCTCGCGCGGACGGCGGGTGCGTGGATTCAGGAACGGTTCGGCGCTACGCGTTCGCTCGCCTGTGGCGCCGGGCTCGCCGCACTCGGCCTCGTCGTCGCGGCGTTGGCGCCGGAAGGCTTCGCGTACGCGGGCTTCGCGCTCGCCGGGGCCGGGCTCGCCGCGGCGTTCCCGCTGGCGCTCAGCTTGGCCGGCAACGCCGGGAAACGCGCCGACGGCGGTGGCGGTGAGCGAGAGCTCGCCTTCGTGTCGACGATCGCCTACTCCGGGTTCCTTGCCGGGCCACCGTTGATCGGCGGGATCGCGCAGGCGACGTCGTTGTCCGTGTCCTTCCTCATAGTCTGTCTCATCGCCGCGTTGATCGTGCCTGCCGCACTCGGCGCGGCGCGCGCGGCAGGCCGCGACCACGCGCCGGTGAGCTAG
- a CDS encoding cytochrome c oxidase assembly protein — protein sequence MTSEQVSKPEAPARRRTSVLPLLAVGVVLAAVIAVGLVALTGGAGYVIAGLPDPGLVTRYGVTVVRVLAEAASVVCVGSLLLAAFLVPPQQNGTLAPEGYAAVRAAGIAAWGWFAASILSVAFTAADSAGKPFAEVLSPQTLLDLIDAIEQPKAWLWTALIAVLLALGCRLVLSWGWTAVLFFVAVAGLVPVAVTGHSASGGSHDMATNSLLYHLVAAALWVGGLLALLALGWRRGKHLSLAAQRFSRLALVCWIVMAVSGVINALVRINLGDLFTTDYGLLVVAKVVALLLLGVFGHQQRQRGVANLVDGKGGSQLLRLAAVELLIMFVTIGIASGLARTSPPADAVTQPSTVELLIGYNLDGSPTFGRLFTDWRFDLVYGTVAIVLAVVYLAGVRRLRLRGDQWPVGRTVAWLAGCLVILLATSSGIGRYAPAMFSVHMGNHMLLSMVAPVLLVLGGPVTLALRALPPAGRDAAPGPREWLLAAVHSPVSRFLTNPIVALLLFVGSFYALYFSGLFDSALDYHWAHLAMNAHFLLVGYVFYWPVIGVDPAPRRLPPIGRLGMMFGAMPFHAFFGVILMNMQTVIGREFYTSLRLPWVGDLLSDQRLGGGIAWASGEVPVLLVLIALLVQWARADEREAKRRDRREASTGDEELTAYNAMLKNLAQGKRSE from the coding sequence GTGACCTCGGAACAAGTGTCGAAGCCGGAAGCGCCCGCGCGCCGGCGGACGAGTGTGCTGCCGTTGCTCGCGGTCGGGGTCGTGCTCGCCGCGGTCATCGCGGTCGGGCTTGTCGCGCTCACCGGGGGTGCCGGTTACGTCATCGCGGGGCTACCCGATCCGGGCCTCGTCACGCGTTACGGCGTCACAGTCGTGCGGGTGCTCGCCGAAGCGGCGTCGGTGGTGTGTGTCGGCTCACTGCTGCTGGCCGCGTTCCTGGTTCCGCCGCAACAGAACGGCACGCTCGCGCCCGAGGGCTACGCCGCGGTGCGCGCCGCCGGGATCGCGGCGTGGGGCTGGTTCGCCGCTTCGATCCTCTCGGTCGCCTTCACCGCCGCGGACAGCGCGGGAAAGCCTTTCGCGGAAGTCCTTTCGCCGCAGACGTTGCTGGACCTGATCGACGCGATCGAACAGCCGAAAGCGTGGCTGTGGACGGCGCTGATCGCGGTCCTGCTCGCGCTCGGCTGCCGTCTCGTCCTCAGCTGGGGCTGGACTGCGGTGCTGTTCTTCGTCGCTGTCGCCGGCCTCGTGCCGGTGGCTGTCACCGGCCACTCGGCGAGCGGCGGTTCGCACGACATGGCGACCAACAGCCTCCTGTATCACCTCGTCGCGGCGGCGCTGTGGGTCGGCGGGCTGTTGGCGTTGCTCGCGCTCGGCTGGCGCCGCGGCAAGCATCTTTCGCTCGCGGCGCAGCGGTTCTCGCGGCTCGCGCTGGTGTGCTGGATCGTGATGGCCGTTTCCGGGGTGATCAACGCACTGGTGCGGATCAACCTCGGTGACCTGTTCACCACCGACTACGGCCTGCTCGTGGTCGCCAAGGTGGTGGCACTGTTGCTGCTGGGTGTCTTCGGTCACCAGCAACGGCAGCGCGGTGTCGCGAACCTCGTCGACGGCAAGGGCGGCAGCCAGCTGCTGCGGCTCGCCGCGGTCGAGCTGCTGATCATGTTCGTCACGATCGGCATCGCGTCCGGGCTCGCCCGTACGTCGCCGCCGGCGGACGCCGTCACTCAGCCCTCCACCGTCGAACTGCTCATCGGCTACAACCTCGACGGCTCGCCCACGTTCGGGCGGCTGTTCACCGACTGGCGGTTCGATCTCGTCTACGGCACCGTCGCGATCGTTCTCGCGGTGGTCTACCTCGCCGGTGTGCGGCGCCTGCGCCTGCGCGGCGACCAGTGGCCGGTCGGCCGGACCGTCGCCTGGCTCGCCGGCTGCCTGGTGATCCTGCTGGCCACGTCGTCGGGCATCGGCCGGTACGCGCCCGCGATGTTCAGCGTGCACATGGGCAACCACATGCTCCTGTCGATGGTGGCGCCGGTGCTGCTGGTGCTCGGCGGGCCGGTCACCCTCGCGCTGCGCGCGCTTCCGCCGGCCGGGCGCGATGCGGCGCCCGGCCCGCGGGAGTGGCTGCTGGCCGCCGTGCACTCGCCGGTGTCGCGGTTCCTGACGAACCCGATCGTCGCGCTGCTGCTGTTCGTCGGGTCGTTCTACGCGCTGTACTTCTCCGGCCTGTTCGATTCCGCGCTCGACTACCACTGGGCGCACCTGGCGATGAACGCGCACTTCTTGCTGGTCGGCTACGTCTTCTACTGGCCGGTGATCGGCGTCGACCCGGCACCGCGGCGGCTGCCCCCGATCGGCCGCCTCGGCATGATGTTCGGCGCGATGCCGTTCCACGCGTTCTTCGGCGTGATCCTGATGAACATGCAGACCGTGATCGGACGCGAGTTCTACACCTCACTGCGCCTGCCCTGGGTCGGTGACCTGCTCAGCGACCAGCGCCTCGGTGGCGGCATCGCGTGGGCGTCCGGCGAGGTGCCGGTGCTGCTGGTGCTGATCGCGCTGCTGGTGCAGTGGGCACGCGCGGACGAACGCGAGGCGAAGCGGCGCGATCGGCGGGAGGCGAGCACCGGCGACGAGGAGCTGACCGCCTACAACGCGATGCTGAAGAACCTCGCGCAGGGCAAGCGGAGCGAGTGA
- the ettA gene encoding energy-dependent translational throttle protein EttA, giving the protein MAEFIYTMKKVRKTVGDKVILDDVSTAFYPGAKIGVVGPNGAGKSTVLKIMAGIEQASNGEAFLQPGASVGILMQEPELDEGKTVRQNVEEGLGETKRKLDRYNEIAEQMATDYSDELMDEMGKLQEDLDHADAWELDSTVEQAMDALRCPPPDEPVTHLSGGERRRVALCKLLLSAPDLLLLDEPTNHLDAESVLWLEQFLARYAGAVLAVTHDRYFLDNVAQWIMELDRGHVVGYEGNYSTYLEKKRERLEVQGKKDAKLAKRLKTELDWVRSNAKARQTKSRSRLDRYEEMAAEADKHRKLDFEEIQIPPGPRLGNVVVEVEKLRKGFDDRVLIDGLSFDLPRNGIVGVIGPNGVGKTTLFKTIVGLEEPDGGTVKIGETVKLSYVDQNRGGIDPDKTVWEVVSDKLDYIHVGQTEMPSRAYVSAFGFKGPDQQKPAGVLSGGERNRLNLALTLKQGGNLILLDEPTNDLDVETLGSLENALEQFPGCAVVISHDRWFLDRVATHILAWEGTDEDPARWFWFEGNFEGYEKNKIDRMGAEAARPHRVTHRKLKRD; this is encoded by the coding sequence ATGGCCGAGTTCATCTACACCATGAAGAAGGTGCGCAAGACCGTCGGGGACAAGGTCATTCTCGACGACGTCAGCACCGCGTTCTACCCCGGCGCCAAGATCGGCGTGGTGGGCCCGAACGGCGCCGGTAAGTCCACCGTGCTGAAGATCATGGCGGGGATCGAGCAGGCCAGCAACGGCGAGGCGTTCCTGCAGCCGGGCGCGTCGGTGGGCATCCTCATGCAGGAGCCGGAGCTGGACGAGGGCAAGACCGTGCGGCAGAACGTCGAGGAGGGCCTCGGCGAGACCAAGCGCAAGCTCGACCGCTACAACGAGATCGCCGAGCAGATGGCGACCGACTACAGCGACGAGCTGATGGACGAGATGGGCAAGCTCCAGGAGGACCTGGACCACGCCGACGCCTGGGAACTCGACTCCACCGTGGAGCAGGCGATGGACGCGCTGCGCTGCCCGCCGCCGGACGAGCCGGTGACCCACCTGTCCGGGGGAGAGCGGCGCCGGGTCGCGCTGTGCAAGCTCCTGCTGTCCGCGCCCGACCTGCTGCTGCTCGACGAGCCCACCAACCACCTGGACGCCGAAAGCGTGCTGTGGCTGGAGCAGTTCCTGGCCCGCTACGCCGGGGCCGTGCTGGCGGTGACCCACGACCGGTACTTCCTGGACAACGTCGCGCAGTGGATCATGGAGCTCGACCGCGGCCACGTCGTCGGTTACGAGGGCAACTACTCCACGTACCTGGAGAAGAAGCGCGAACGGCTCGAGGTCCAGGGCAAGAAGGACGCGAAGCTGGCCAAGCGGCTCAAGACCGAACTGGACTGGGTGCGGTCCAACGCCAAGGCACGCCAGACGAAGTCCCGTTCGCGGCTGGACCGCTACGAGGAGATGGCCGCGGAGGCGGACAAGCACCGCAAGCTCGACTTCGAGGAGATCCAGATCCCGCCGGGTCCGCGGCTGGGCAACGTCGTGGTCGAGGTCGAGAAGCTGCGCAAGGGTTTCGACGACCGGGTGCTCATCGACGGGCTGTCGTTCGACCTGCCGCGCAACGGCATCGTCGGCGTGATCGGCCCGAACGGCGTCGGCAAGACCACGCTGTTCAAGACCATCGTCGGGCTCGAGGAGCCGGACGGCGGCACGGTCAAGATCGGCGAGACGGTCAAGCTGTCCTATGTGGACCAGAACCGGGGTGGCATCGATCCGGACAAGACGGTGTGGGAGGTCGTGTCGGACAAGCTCGACTACATCCACGTCGGGCAGACCGAGATGCCCTCGCGCGCCTACGTGAGCGCGTTCGGCTTCAAGGGCCCGGACCAGCAGAAGCCGGCCGGGGTGCTCTCCGGCGGCGAGCGCAACCGGCTCAACCTGGCGCTCACGCTCAAACAGGGCGGCAACCTGATCCTGCTGGACGAGCCGACGAACGACCTGGACGTGGAGACGCTGGGCTCGCTGGAGAACGCGCTCGAGCAGTTCCCCGGCTGCGCCGTGGTGATCTCGCACGACCGGTGGTTCCTCGACCGGGTCGCCACGCACATCCTCGCCTGGGAGGGCACGGACGAGGACCCGGCCCGCTGGTTCTGGTTCGAGGGCAACTTCGAGGGCTACGAGAAGAACAAGATCGACCGGATGGGCGCCGAGGCCGCCCGCCCGCACCGGGTCACCCACCGCAAGCTGAAGCGCGACTGA
- a CDS encoding NAD-glutamate dehydrogenase: MSSTGVSSLSGTDAAAGAPRRRTSPEQIRDELIDAAAARAPEIAELIRHYYRHIPADEIVGDDPAALVGAVRSHLQLAQQRMPGRPAVRLLNPTTAEDGWTREATVVQVVTDDMPYLVDSVTAEFARDGVQVHRIVHPIVVVSRGVTGELEGLHLDADAAEPPAGATAESWMYVEIDRVTDPNRARELDNRLASVLGDVREVVEDADRMGQTACGLAEELEQHPPKLPESELREGARLLRWLADGHFTFLGYRRYELVENPHPDTDEPALRAVLASGLGVLRQDSLAARSLTAGPDSSANALAPTLLVLTQASAPSTVHRPVYPYYVGVKTFDDQGTVTGEHRFLGMFTTTALHENVLDIPVVSKRVREVIHRAGFPMESFSGQRMLEVLQNWPRADLFSADSDSLYATTTGAITLSDRRRLRLFLRRDPYSRFFSCLVYLPGDRYTTRSRLAMQEVLLQELEGTQLEYSARIGETPLAQVHFMVHTDPANRVEPDILRIQERLNTVVRSWEDRLVEAILAERRERDGDGGAGGVGEESAVDQGLRFAAVFPEAYKEDFTAEEALADLRQLETLVDEGDLAQSFYLPADAEPGERRFKLYLRGEGVTLSKVLPVLQAMGVEVVDERPYELFRADGGASWIYDFGLRIDGKSLEKPDDAVVDRLRERFQEAFHASWHGDAEVDGLNALVLRAGLTWRQVAVLRAYSRYLQQARSPFSQSYIENTVVRHTRVATCLVRLFETRCDPQLSDVDRASHEESLVAEIGSMIDEVTSLDEDRILRRLMAVVNATLRTNYRVRGADGNPRAFLAFKLDPSGVPELPEPRPKFEIFVYSPRVEGVHLRFGEVARGGLRWSDRREDFRTEILGLVKAQAVKNAVIVPVGAKGGFVVKRPPAPTGDAGLDREAQLNEGIACYRMFISGLLDLTDNRVEGATVPAPDVVRHDADDSYLVVAADKGTAKFSDLANEVSAQYGFWLGDAFASGGSVGYDHKAMGITAKGAWESVKRHFRELGKDTQTEDFTVVGIGDMMGDVFGNGMLLSEHIRLVAAFNHMHVFLDPDPDAATSFAERRRLFDLPRSSWDDYDRSLISEGGGIYPRSAKTIPVSPQVRQALGLGENVTHLAPMDLIQAILLAPVELLWNGGIGTYVKAETETNADAGDKANDAIRVDGHQLRVKVVGEGGNLGLTQLGRIEFARAGGKINTDALDNSAGVDCSDHEVNIKILLDHLVAGGELEHTRRNELLGEMTDEVGALVLADNYRQNAVLGVSRAHAAPMVSVHARQVAALVAKGAFDRKLEALPSNSQFRALEKADEGLTSPELATLLAHVKLDLKDELLESDLPDSEVFARRLPEYFPEPLRERFAASIAQHPLRRQIITTLVTNELVDGGGISFVHRLMEEMNATATDAVRAYAVVTHVFDLPKLWSEIETLDNVVPTEVADRMVLETRRLLDRAARWFLTNRPQPLAPLAEITRFGPVLADLVPKLGDLMRGRELESVEQDAAGLSEQGVPADLARRVALLLHSYGLLDVVEVAELAEQQVGLDATHTPADTAELYFALSDHLDVDKMLTEISALERGNRWHALARLSLRDDVYGSLRAITLDALRQSDQDRSVDEQIAQWEKANASRLSRARVALDEITRSGRLDLATLSVAARQIRSTVR; encoded by the coding sequence ATGAGCTCGACGGGAGTCTCGTCCCTGTCCGGAACCGATGCCGCCGCCGGCGCGCCACGCCGCCGCACCAGCCCGGAGCAGATCCGGGACGAGTTGATCGACGCCGCCGCGGCACGCGCGCCCGAGATCGCAGAGCTGATCCGCCACTACTACCGGCACATCCCGGCCGACGAGATCGTCGGCGACGATCCGGCCGCGCTCGTCGGTGCGGTGCGCTCGCACCTGCAGCTGGCCCAGCAGCGGATGCCGGGACGGCCGGCGGTGCGGCTGCTCAACCCGACCACCGCCGAGGACGGCTGGACCCGCGAGGCCACCGTGGTGCAGGTCGTCACCGACGACATGCCCTACCTCGTGGACAGCGTCACCGCGGAGTTCGCCAGGGACGGCGTGCAGGTGCACCGCATCGTGCACCCGATCGTCGTCGTGAGCCGCGGCGTCACCGGTGAGCTCGAGGGCCTGCACCTGGACGCCGACGCGGCCGAACCGCCCGCGGGTGCGACCGCGGAATCGTGGATGTACGTCGAGATCGACCGGGTCACCGACCCGAACCGGGCGCGCGAGCTGGACAACCGGCTGGCCTCGGTGCTGGGCGACGTGCGGGAGGTCGTCGAGGACGCGGACCGGATGGGGCAGACCGCCTGCGGGCTCGCTGAGGAGCTGGAGCAGCACCCGCCGAAGCTGCCGGAAAGCGAGCTGCGGGAAGGCGCCCGGCTGCTGCGCTGGCTCGCCGACGGCCACTTCACCTTCCTCGGCTACCGCCGCTACGAGCTGGTCGAGAACCCGCATCCGGACACCGACGAGCCGGCGTTGCGCGCGGTGCTGGCGTCCGGGCTCGGTGTGCTGCGCCAGGACAGTCTGGCCGCCCGCAGCCTCACCGCCGGTCCGGACAGCTCCGCCAACGCGCTCGCGCCGACGCTGCTCGTACTGACCCAGGCGAGCGCGCCGAGCACGGTGCACCGGCCGGTGTATCCGTACTACGTCGGGGTGAAGACGTTCGACGACCAGGGCACGGTGACCGGTGAGCACCGGTTCCTGGGCATGTTCACCACGACCGCGCTGCACGAGAACGTGCTCGACATCCCGGTCGTGAGCAAGCGGGTGCGCGAGGTGATCCACCGCGCCGGCTTCCCGATGGAGTCCTTCTCCGGCCAGCGGATGCTGGAGGTGCTGCAGAACTGGCCGCGCGCCGACCTGTTCTCCGCCGACTCCGATTCGCTGTACGCCACCACCACCGGCGCGATCACCCTGTCGGACCGGCGCAGGCTGCGGCTGTTCCTGCGCCGCGACCCCTACAGCCGGTTCTTCTCGTGCCTGGTCTACCTGCCCGGCGACCGCTACACCACGCGCTCCCGGCTGGCCATGCAAGAGGTGCTGCTTCAGGAGCTGGAGGGCACGCAGCTGGAGTACAGCGCGCGGATCGGGGAAACGCCGCTCGCGCAGGTGCACTTCATGGTGCACACCGATCCGGCGAACCGGGTCGAGCCGGACATCCTGCGCATCCAGGAGCGGCTGAACACGGTCGTGCGCAGCTGGGAGGACCGGCTGGTGGAGGCGATCCTCGCCGAACGCCGTGAGCGGGACGGTGACGGCGGAGCAGGCGGGGTGGGCGAGGAGTCCGCGGTCGATCAGGGCCTGCGGTTCGCCGCGGTGTTCCCGGAGGCCTACAAGGAGGACTTCACCGCCGAGGAGGCGCTGGCCGACCTCCGCCAGCTGGAGACGCTGGTGGACGAGGGCGATCTCGCGCAGTCGTTCTACCTGCCGGCCGACGCCGAGCCGGGGGAGCGGCGCTTCAAGCTGTACCTGCGCGGAGAAGGCGTCACCCTGTCGAAGGTGCTGCCGGTGCTGCAGGCGATGGGCGTCGAGGTGGTCGACGAGCGCCCGTACGAGTTGTTCCGCGCGGACGGTGGCGCCAGCTGGATCTACGACTTCGGCCTGCGCATCGACGGCAAAAGCCTGGAGAAGCCGGACGACGCGGTGGTGGACCGGCTGCGGGAACGCTTCCAGGAGGCCTTCCACGCCTCCTGGCACGGCGACGCCGAGGTCGACGGGCTCAACGCGCTCGTGCTGCGGGCCGGGCTCACCTGGCGGCAGGTCGCCGTGCTGCGCGCCTATTCGCGGTACCTGCAGCAGGCCCGCAGCCCGTTCTCCCAGTCCTACATCGAAAACACCGTGGTCCGGCACACCCGGGTGGCCACCTGCCTGGTGCGGTTGTTCGAGACCCGCTGCGATCCGCAACTGTCCGATGTGGACCGCGCGAGTCACGAGGAATCGCTGGTCGCCGAGATCGGCTCGATGATCGACGAGGTCACCAGCCTCGACGAGGACCGCATCCTGCGCAGGCTGATGGCGGTCGTCAACGCGACCCTGCGGACGAACTACCGCGTGCGCGGCGCGGACGGGAACCCGCGGGCGTTCCTGGCCTTCAAGCTCGATCCGAGCGGGGTGCCGGAGCTGCCCGAACCGCGTCCGAAGTTCGAGATCTTCGTGTACTCGCCGCGCGTCGAGGGCGTGCACCTGCGCTTCGGCGAGGTCGCCCGCGGCGGCCTGCGCTGGTCGGACCGGCGGGAGGACTTCCGCACCGAGATTCTGGGCCTGGTCAAGGCGCAGGCGGTGAAGAACGCGGTGATCGTCCCGGTGGGCGCGAAGGGCGGTTTCGTGGTGAAGCGGCCGCCGGCGCCGACCGGCGACGCCGGGCTGGACCGCGAGGCGCAGCTGAACGAGGGCATCGCCTGCTACCGGATGTTCATCTCCGGCCTGCTGGACCTGACCGACAACCGGGTCGAGGGTGCCACCGTGCCGGCGCCGGACGTGGTGCGCCACGACGCCGACGACAGCTACCTCGTGGTGGCCGCGGACAAGGGCACCGCGAAGTTCTCCGACCTCGCCAACGAAGTCTCGGCGCAGTACGGATTCTGGCTCGGTGACGCGTTCGCCTCCGGCGGTTCGGTCGGCTACGACCACAAGGCCATGGGCATCACCGCCAAGGGCGCGTGGGAGAGCGTGAAACGGCACTTCCGCGAGCTGGGCAAGGACACCCAGACCGAGGACTTCACCGTGGTCGGCATCGGCGACATGATGGGCGACGTCTTCGGCAACGGGATGCTGCTGTCCGAGCACATCCGGCTGGTCGCCGCGTTCAACCACATGCACGTGTTCCTCGACCCGGACCCGGACGCGGCCACCTCGTTCGCCGAGCGGCGCCGGCTGTTCGACCTGCCGCGGTCCTCGTGGGACGACTACGACCGCTCGCTGATCAGCGAGGGCGGCGGGATCTACCCGCGCTCGGCGAAGACCATTCCGGTCAGCCCGCAGGTGCGGCAGGCTCTCGGGCTCGGCGAGAACGTCACGCACCTCGCGCCGATGGACCTGATCCAGGCGATCCTGCTGGCTCCGGTCGAACTGCTGTGGAACGGCGGCATCGGCACCTACGTGAAGGCGGAGACGGAGACCAACGCCGACGCCGGCGACAAGGCCAACGACGCGATCCGGGTCGACGGCCACCAGCTGCGGGTGAAGGTCGTCGGCGAGGGCGGCAACCTGGGCCTGACCCAGCTCGGTCGGATCGAGTTCGCCAGGGCAGGCGGCAAGATCAACACCGACGCGCTGGACAACTCGGCCGGCGTGGACTGCTCCGACCACGAGGTCAACATCAAGATCCTGCTGGATCACCTGGTGGCAGGCGGCGAGCTGGAGCACACCCGGCGCAACGAGCTGCTCGGCGAGATGACCGACGAGGTCGGCGCGCTGGTGCTCGCGGACAACTACCGGCAGAACGCGGTGCTCGGCGTCAGCAGGGCACACGCCGCGCCGATGGTGTCGGTGCACGCCCGGCAGGTCGCCGCGCTGGTGGCCAAGGGTGCGTTCGACCGCAAGCTCGAGGCGCTGCCGAGCAACTCGCAGTTCCGCGCGCTGGAGAAGGCGGACGAGGGGCTCACCTCGCCGGAGCTGGCGACCCTGCTCGCGCACGTGAAGCTCGACCTCAAGGACGAGCTGCTCGAGTCCGACCTGCCCGATTCCGAGGTGTTCGCCCGGCGGCTGCCGGAGTACTTCCCGGAGCCGCTGCGGGAGCGCTTCGCCGCCTCGATCGCCCAGCACCCGCTGCGCCGGCAGATCATCACCACGCTGGTGACCAACGAGCTGGTCGACGGCGGCGGCATCTCGTTCGTGCACCGGCTGATGGAGGAGATGAACGCGACCGCCACCGACGCGGTGCGCGCCTACGCCGTGGTCACCCACGTCTTCGACCTGCCGAAGCTGTGGTCGGAGATCGAGACGCTGGACAACGTGGTGCCCACCGAGGTCGCGGACCGGATGGTGCTGGAGACGCGGCGGCTGCTGGACCGCGCCGCGCGCTGGTTCCTCACCAACCGCCCGCAGCCGCTGGCGCCGCTGGCCGAGATCACCCGGTTCGGGCCGGTGCTCGCGGACCTCGTCCCGAAGCTGGGCGACCTGATGCGCGGGCGTGAGCTGGAGTCGGTGGAGCAGGACGCGGCCGGACTGTCCGAGCAGGGCGTGCCCGCGGACCTGGCGCGCCGGGTCGCGCTGCTGCTGCACAGCTACGGCCTGCTCGACGTGGTCGAGGTGGCGGAGCTGGCCGAGCAGCAGGTCGGCCTGGACGCCACGCACACCCCCGCGGACACCGCGGAGCTGTACTTCGCGCTGTCGGACCACCTGGACGTCGACAAGATGCTCACGGAGATCAGCGCGCTGGAGCGGGGCAACCGCTGGCATGCCCTCGCGCGGCTGTCGCTGCGTGACGACGTGTACGGTTCCCTGCGCGCGATCACGCTCGACGCGTTGCGGCAGAGTGATCAGGACCGTTCCGTCGATGAGCAGATCGCGCAGTGGGAGAAAGCCAACGCGTCGCGGCTTTCGCGGGCCCGCGTGGCGCTGGACGAGATCACCCGCTCCGGGAGGCTCGACCTCGCGACGCTGTCCGTGGCCGCGCGCCAGATCCGGAGCACTGTGCGGTGA